Proteins co-encoded in one Octopus sinensis linkage group LG6, ASM634580v1, whole genome shotgun sequence genomic window:
- the LOC115213044 gene encoding proteasome assembly chaperone 2: MFYFPAEASLSEEKQKSKDWSGYSLIVAAVSVGNVGQLTTDLVVSTLEMTKVGYIYDESLLPVVGNHPYSAVNSSSCSLMTGCEVYECEEKKLVVLLQRAPFAKGKQSGYRKRLVQWIKEQMFGQVIILTSSSAHERLDVQLHGSQFRFLLSPGQESTVGDFLQNKLKWKPLEKRPCFPAPSAIESESNRDQNMVSLYIPGGGIAKTLFTDCCDAEIPVSVLLLFCAEGDNAWHAKYLATILNQWMNLVPMPMSPNLLMPSDIWKIPPSWRLTFGNTFDQTLFH, encoded by the exons GCTGCAGTATCAGTGGGTAATGTTGGTCAGCTAACAACAGACTTAGTTGTTTCAACTTTAGAAATGACTAAAGTTGGATATATTTATGATGAAAGCCTTTTACCCGTAGTCGGTAACCATCCTTACTCTGCAGTTAACAGTTCTTCCTGTTCATTAATGACAGGCTGTGAAG tgTATGAATGTGAGGAAAAGAAACTTGTAGTTTTACTTCAACGAGCACCATTTGCCAAA GGCAAGCAATCGGGATACCGTAAACGCTTAGTTCAATGGATTAAAGAGCAAATGTTTGGCCAAGTTATCATTTTAACAAGTAGTTCAGCACATGAACGTCTTGATGTTCAACTTCATGG tTCACAATTTCGGTTTCTCTTGTCGCCTGGTCAAGAATCAACGGTTGGAGACTTTCTACAGAACAAGCTAAAGTGGAAACCATTAGAGAAAAGGCCTTGTTTCCCAGCACCTTCTGCTATCGAAAGTGAATCCAACAGGGACCAGAATATGGTATCTCTCTATATTCCTGGGGGAGGAATTGCTAAAACCCTTTTTACTGATTG CTGTGATGCCGAGATTCCTGTTAGTGTCCTGCTGTTGTTCTGTGCTGAAGGGGATAATGCCTGGCATGCTAAGTACCTAGCAACAATTCTCAATCAGTGGATGAATTTAGTACCAATGCCAATG TCTCCAAACTTACTGATGCCTTCAGATATCTGGAAAATTCCCCCATCATGGAGACTCACATTTGGAAATACATTTGACCAAACTCTGTTCCATTGA